GCCGCGGCCGCCGCAGCGGCCGCGGCGGCCTGACCCCTCACGCGCCGTTGGTCTTGCAGGTCGAAAAACCAAACAGCGTGTAGGCGGGGCAGGTGCCCAGGAGCCCCGTAGCGAGCGGGATAAAACCGAGATAGCCCCAGGGCGTCTGCGGTCCGACAAACGCGAGCGCGAGAAGCACAACGCCCACCGTCACGCGCACGGCGCGATCGGCGGTGCCTTCGTTCATGGGAAAGAGCTTGCTGGCCATTGGGATGTACTCCTCAAAAAGGTGAAAACCAGTGGGCGCGATGCCCGCGGGATGGTGCACATCGGCGTGTGGCAACGCCGAGCGCCGGACCTGTCGAGATTACCTCCCCTCGCCGAGTCGCGCCATCCGAAATACCCTTATATAACTGTAAGGAAAAATAGGCATATAGTTGTATATGGATAGGAACCCATCGCCAACCCTGCGATTTCTCCTCCCGATCTGTCACAAAAACCGGTTTGCCGGGTATTGCTAACGTGAGTGAAGGACCGCCCCCCCAGGCCCACCCCACTCTGGAAGGTTTATGCGTCGTTCCCGCCCCCCGCGCCTCACCGCGCTCGCCCTGCTCCTCGCCGCCGCCTGCGGCGGCGGTGGTGGCAACTCGGCGCCTGCCGCCACCCCCACCACCCCGACCCCCGTCATACCGCCCGCACCGACCGTCGCGGCCGTGAAACTTGGACTCGCGCCAGCCGACGATGTCGTCGTCGTGGGTGGGAGCGCCTCGCTCTCCGCACAACCCGTGACCGCGAGCGGTGATGCCGTCAGCGGACAAACCATCGCGTGGAGCTCGAGCGATCCGCTCACACTCGATGTCACGCCCGCGAGCGGTGGCGCGTCCGCGACGCTCGCCCCAAAAAAGGGCGGCATCGTCACGCTGACCGCCTCCACGGCCGGCATCTCTTCCTCCGTGCGACTCGCCGTGCACGAACCGATTGCGGTGCCGGCTGCTGGCGCCGCCAGTAGCCAACTCTCTTTGATGGGCGGCGCGGTCGCAATCACCGTTCCCTCTGCGGCGGCCTCCGCGAGCACGCAGCTGCACGTGGGCCCGAGTCTCAAGGTGTCTCCCACGCCGAGTGCCGTGGTTGGTTCGGTGTATGAGTTCTCCCCCGACGCACTCCGTCTCGATAAACCGCTGACGGTCACGCTCCAGCATCCCGCCACCAGCGTGCCCGCCGGCAGCATTCTCTTGCTCTCGTCGCGCGGCGCCACATCGTGGACCGCACTCGCCGGCGGCACCTGGGACGCCACGGCTCGTACCGTCACCGCCAGCGTGGCTCAACTCGGCGCGTTTGCCGCCGTGGTGCAACCACAAATCGCGACGGCCATCACCGCCACGCCCGCTTCCGCGAGCGTGAGTGTTGGAGGCAGCACACAACTCTCCGTCACCGCGCGTGACCAGATTGGCGGCGCGATGACTCCCGCCGTCACTTGGAGCAGCGCGGCAACCAGCGTGGCCACGGTCTCGTCCAGCGGCCTCGTGCAGGGCGTCTCCGCTGGCACCACTACTATTACCGCCAGTGCAGGCGCGGGCATCACGAGCACCGTGGCGATCACCGTCACCGCGCCCGTTGGCGTGACGAGTGTCTCCGTGAGCCCGTCGAGCGCGACCGTGCAAATCGGCGACACGCGGCAACTCAGTGCCACCGTCGTGGCCAGCGCTGGAATCGCCACCACCGTGACGTGGAGTTCGTCGGATAACAGCAAGGTGACCGTCAGCGCCGCCGGACTCGCCACTGCGGTCGCAGCATCTGGTGCACAAGTGTGCGCCACATCCACCGCCGATGCGTCGAAGCAAGCCTGCGCCGCCATCACGGTGCCAGCGCCGGCCGCGCCGATTGCCGTGTCGATCTCGCCGTCGAGCGCGAGCCTGACCGTTGGTCAGGCCTTGCAGTTCAGCGCGACGGTGACTGGTGGACCGGCCGGTACGGCCACGAGCGTCACGTGGGTCGCCGCCGACGCGACCAAGGTTTCGATTACGACATCGGGCTTGGCAACAGCGGTCGCCGCACCTGGCGCGCAAATCTGCGCCAAGTCCACGGCGGACGTGACGAAGCAGGCGTGCGCCACCGTGACGGTAGCGGCGGCTTCATTCCCGCTCGGCGCCAACGTCGAAACTTCGGGCGATTCTTTTTCCCCCGCCTCGGTGGATATCGCGGTGGGCGGGAGCGTCGGCTTCACCTTCAACGGCCTGCACAACGTGTCGTTTAGCCCGCAGTCGGGTGCACCGTCCGACATTCAGAACACTGGGAGCGGCACCGTCTCGCGTACGTTCAACTCTGTCGGCACCTTTTCGTACCAGTGCACACTGCACTCCGGTATGACGGGCAACGTCATCGTGCACTAGCTTCGTGCACTAATTTCGAACATCCAAAAGCTCGTGAACGCGGGGTCGTGCGCATCGCACGACCCCGCGTTCACGGTTATTACCGCGCGCTGAGCGAAAACCGCCGTGGGACAGATCACCCCGCCTCACTAGGACAGCAACTACCGAGAACGGACAATCTGTCCGACGCCGCGCCTTTCTCCCTATGAAGCCGTTGGAATGAAGCTTGCACTACTACGAGGCGGTACTCCTCACAGTAGAGCTTATGATCCGCACTCTTTTTGTCGGCGATCTCACCCAAGATTCCAATCGCCGCGACCGCGCCGTTGAGTTGATGGCGGGCGCCCACCAGTTTGGCATTGAGCCATTAGATGCCACGCTCAAACTTGTGTCGCGCGTCAACACGGACGGACGCGTCGTAGATCCCAGCGCCTGGTGGCTGTCCGAAACCGTCCACCGCATTGAGCCTTGGTTCGGATCGCACCCACGGTTGATCGTCGGATTCGATCCTTTACATACGGCCATCGCGAAGCACCTCTTTCCGGGCACTCCGGTGGTGCTGCACATCGACGGTGTGGGGAGTGGAGTGCCCAAGCTCTCCATCAACTGCGCGTCGATGTTGCCCGGACTCCAGGAAGTCATCACCGGCACGTTGCGCAGCGCCTCCTTCGTTTTTGTGAGCAACCCGCGCAACGTGGCCGCGCTCCAAAAGCAGCCGTGGGATGTGACGCCGCAGCGCATTCAGCGGGCGCCCGTCGAAATCGGCTCGGTGGGTCCGCTCTACCTTGAGGCGGCGCGCGCCCCGAATGTGGAGACGCCCGCACGCTATCACTGGTGGCTGGACCTCTGGCCTATCCGAACCGCACAGGTTCTTCGAATGGCGTAAGGCGTCAGGTCGCGTACGGAAGCACGGCGGCGGGGTTCACCCCGCCGCCGTTCTTCCGTTCAGCTTGCCTGCAGCTCGAAACCTGCGCTCGCCGGCGGCAAATGCATCTGCACCGTGGTGCCCATGCCGGGTGCCGTATCGATATCCCACCGGCCGTCGGCGCCCTGCAGCATCCGCAGCACCGACCAGAGGCCCAGCCCCGTGCCCTGCCCTTCGGCCTTGGTAGACACAAAAGGCTCACCAATCCGCGCGAGTAGACGCGGGTCCATTCCCGCCCCCGTGTCACGCACGCTCACATCAATCCAGCCGGGCGCTTCCGCACTCGGCGCCACCGTGAGCGTGAGCTGTCCACGTCCGGCCATCGCATCGCGCGCGTTCGTCGCCAAGTTCACGATCGCTTGTTCCAGCTGGTAGTCGGCCACGCCCACGGGGCACGCATGATCCGGTACCCGCAGGGTAATGCTGACGGTGCGCGGCAATAGCGCTTCGAGCAGGCGCGCCATGTCGCGTGCCACCGCGCTCGCATCGCAATTTCCGCCCGGACGTTCCACACCGCGCCGACTGAAGCCGAGCAGGTCGTGCGTGATTTGCGTGCCGCGGCGAATCGCCTGCTGCATTTCGGTAATCGCCATGCGCGACGCATCGGCCGACGCGGGCCCACTCAGCGTGCGGAGGTGGACAAGACACACCTGCAGCACGGTGGCAAAGTCGTGCGAAATAGACGCGGACAGGCGCGCCGTGGTTTCCATGCGTTCGAGCCGGTGCACCTCTTTTTCGAACCGCTGCAAGGCCGTGATGTCGGTGACCACAAGCTGGAGCGCGGGTTCCCCTTCCCACACCACGACACCGCCGGCCACGCTGCAATCGAACGCACCGGCCTTGGCAGACCAGGGCTCGGCGTCGGCGGGCCCGATCGTGCCAGTGCGCGCGTGCTCAAGCATCCGCGCGGCGGCGGCGGCGGCTTTGTCGCCGAGCACCGCGGCGATCGTCGCGTCCATGATGGATTCACCGAACAGCACCTTCGCCCGCTCGTTGGCAAAACAGACGCGCCCCGAGGCACCTCGCACCACCAGCACGCCATTGGGCGAGAGCGACACCAAACTGTCGAGGCGCTGACGCTCCTCCAGCACGCGACGATAGCGGTTGAGGCGACAGATAGCCGTGATGCGCGTGCGCATCTCGAGGCGGTCGAGCGGTTTCGCGAGAAAGTCGTCGACGCCCGCTTCGAGCGCGCGCAATTTTTCCGGTCGCCCGGTGTGCGCGGTGAGCATCAAAATCGGCACGTCGCGCGTGCCGTCCGACGCGCGTAGGCGGCGGCACAACTCCAGCCCGTCCACCCCCGGCATCATCAAGTCGAGCACAATCGCGTCGGGCGGATCGGACACGGCTTGCAGCGCTTCGAGCGCCGACTCGCACTCCACGACGTCGAGATCGAGCCCCTCGAGTGCCGACACCACCACGAGCCGACTGGCCCGTTCATCGTCCACCACCAACACACGCGGGCGACGCATTACGCCGCCTGGTAGGGGAGTTCCATGCGCACGCGCACGCCCACACGGTCGCCACGATTCTCGATCACGCAACGCCCGCCGGCAATGCGCACTCGCGTGGCCACCAACGAAAGGCCGAGTCCCATGCCAGGCACCTCGCCGGTCAGCGCCGGATCACCCTGCACGTACGGTTCGAGCGCGCGCGCCAACTGTCCAGGCGTCATCGTCACGCCGTCATCTTCGATGTCGATGCGCAACCACCCCGCGCGATCGGAGCCCACTTGCACCGTGACCTCTGGATCTTGCTTGGGATGAAAACGGCGTGAGTTCTCCAGCAACTCGCGCATAATGGTACGCATCGACGTTTCGCCGAGGGCCACCGACGCGCCGGCCAGCGCCGGTGCCACATTGATGCTCACGCGCGCCACGTGCTGATCTGAGGCCACGCTCTGCGCCAACGCCGAAAAATCCGAAATCGGTAACGGCGCTTCGCGCGTCGCCCCGCGATCGGCGTAGTCGAGCACATCCACCACCGCATTGCTCAGGCGTGCCGCCGACACCTTGAGCACGTCGAGCAACTGTGCCGTGGCACCGGAGAACTGCGCCGCGTCGGCGCTGAGCAGGTCCACCGTCGCCACCACACCGTACAGCGGCGTGCGGAGTTTGTGCGACACGAGTTCGTGAAACTCAAACAGGCGCATCTGCCGTTCCACCTGCGCGGTGACGTCCTTGAGATTGATCACCGTCATAGCGTCGGGGTCGAGGGCGTCGCGATGCGGCGTCACCTGGAGCCACTCGCTGTACGCGGCACCGTCGACGTTGCGCACCAAAAAGAGCGGCGCGTCATTGCCTTCGGGGGTCCCCCAATGGTCCCACGCGCCAGCGGGGTGCGGCACGTTGTCAGGCTTCAGCCGCGCCATAAAATCCCCTTGCACCGCTTCGCCGTCACCGAACCCGAGAAAGCGCCGAGCGGCGGCATTGCAATTGAGGATCTGTCCGGCGCGATCGAGCAGCGCGAACCCGTCGGTGGCATGCTCGAACACCCACGAAAAACGGTCGCGTTCCGCGAGCGCACGATGCTGCGTACCGAGGCGCACCAGCGACGCGACGCGCGCGCGGAGTTCCCACTTATTAAACGGTTTGCCAATGAAGTCGTCCGCACCGGCTTCGATCCCCTGTGCCATCGACGCATTGTCGGAGAGCGCCGTGACCAACACAATCGGAATGCCGCGCAACGCCGGATCCTGCCGAATCCGCCGGCACACCTCAAAGCCGTCCATCCCCGGCATCATCACGTCGAGCAAAATGAGGTCGGGCTGATGCAAGGCCGCCAGTCGCAAGCACTCGAGCCCTGAATCCCCTTGAATGATTTCGTGTCCTTCGCGACCGAGCGCCGCTTCGATGGTCATGCGGCCGCTGGCCGTGTCATCAATTACTAGGAGGCGACTGGGCCGCAGGGGGTTTCGGTTCGGGGTCACGTCATGTCTCCAGCATCCTTCATATCAAGGAACCGACCAATGCGAGCCGTGAGATCGCGAAGGCTCGTGGGTTTGGTGACATAATCATTGGCGCCTGCGAGCAGGCAACGCTCGCGGTCGCCTGGCATCGCGAGGGCGGTGAGCGCAATAATCGGCGTAGCGGCGAATGCCGGATCGGCGCGCAGACGCGTGATGGTCTCAATGCCATCCATGTTGGGCATTTGAATGTCCATCAGGATGATCGCGGGATGCGATTCTTGGGCCATGAGAATCGCTTCCTCGCCGTCTGGTGCCACCAACACGTCGTAGCCCTTGGCGACGAGATAGCCGACGTAGGTGCGCGCATTGGCGTCGTTGTCCTCGGCCAAAAGAATTGTGCGCCGGCGCGAGGACAGATGCGCCTTGACGGCCCCAGTCGGCACGGCGGCCGCGGCCGCCTCCAGCCCGCCAAGATGCGTAGGCAGGGTGAGCGTGAACACGCTCCCAACGCCCGGCTCACTCTCCACCGATACCGTGCCATGAATGGCATCAGCCAGTCGGGCGACGAGCGCGAGGCCGAGCCCCGTGCCACCGTACGCTCGCGTGAGGCCACGGTTGACCTGAACAAACGGCTTGAAAATGCGCCCGAGTTCGTCGGCGGCAATGCCGATGCCCGTGTCGGTCACACGGAAGGTGACGACGTTGGCATTAACATCCACCTCTAGCAACACCCGCCCACCCGCTTGCGTGAACTTCACGGCGTTGTTGAGCAGGTTGAGCAAAATCTGCATCACGATCCGGCCGTCGGTGTCAATGATCGGCCCTTCTTCCGGCAAGCGACTCGCCAGATGGATCTGCTTTTCCATCGCCAGCTGCGTCACAAGACGAAGCGTGGACGTGGCGGTACCGATGATGTCCACCGGCCCCATTTCCGGCGCCAGCTTGCCCGCACCAATCTTGGCCAGATCCAAAATGTCGTTGATCAGCGACAGCAGATGGCGTCCACTTTCTTCGACAATGCGCAACTTGTCGTCTTGTTCCGGCGTGATCGGCCCCCAAATTTGCTCACGCATGGCTTCGGTCATACCGAGGATCGCGTTGAGCGGGGTCCGCAGTTCGTGGCTCATACTGGCGAGAAATTCGTCCTTGAGCCGCGCCGCTCGCGCGAGGTCCGCGTTGGCTTCGCTCAGATCGTGCGTGCGATCCATGACCAATGTCTCAAGGCGCGCGCGCTCCTCGGTAATACGTTCCTGCGCTTCAACATCTCCGGTCACGTCCTTCATGGCCGCCACAATCATCGCCGACCGGTCGGGGGTTGCCGGGGCATACACCGACGCTTGCCGGACGTGTAGCCAGCCTCCGTCAGTAGCCTTGATGCGGTACTCCGCGTTCGCGCTTACTCCCGGCTGATCCATGATGGCCTGCCGTGACATGTGGATGATGTCCAGATCGTCCGGATGCACGAGGTCGAGCCACCACTGCCGCAGGTCTTTCAGCTGCAACTCGGTTGGCATCGGGTACCGCAGACCGTTCCCGGCCTTTTCTACGGTGGACACGCCAGTGGCCGGGTCTAAGGCGACCAGCGCGTCGCACGACACCATTGCGGCCAACCGCATCCGAAACTCGACCCGCTCCAACTCCGCGCGCTGGCGTGCGACCTCGCGCCGCTCCGCATCTCGCGAGAGTCGCAACTGATGATATTTTTCGCTCGCGGCAATCGACTCGGCGAGCCGCGCCAGAAAATACTTCTCCGCCGTCAAGTATTCTCGTGACGCTCCGCTTCGCACGACGCGGCACACGCCCAACAGTTCCGCCTCCCAGAGCACGGGCATCGCGAGTTTGAACCCACACGGACTCAGCGCGCAGGTGGCGCACACGGCCGCATCGGAGTGCGACGGGTTGAACAATCCGCCGCCTGTCGTCGCCCAGTCTTCGACCACCAACGCGCGGGCTTCAATGGCGCGTTGCAGGATGGTCTCGTTCACGCCTCGCACGGGGCAGTGGGCCGGCAACGATTCTGACGCAAAAATCGCGGTCATGGAACCGTTGGGCGCAAGACGGAAATATTCGAACTGCAGGTGTTTGAACGCCAGGAGATGCACGACCTCGACGGCCTCGGCGCTCTCATGAATTTCAGCAGTAGCGATGGCCTTCCCGATGGCTTCGTACTGCGACCAGAGCAACCCGAGGTGGCTATTCCAAACGTCGGCCACGCTTTGCTCGGTTCCCGGCGACACCAGCGCCGCGGTGTCGTGCAACGCGTCGAGTGGGGCCGTGCGTGATGTTTTGTCGCTCACAACGACTCCTCGGCTTCAGCATTATTGTCATCGTCTTGCGGCGGCATTCCGCCGATCGACATCGCCTTGAGTTTCCGGCGCAGGGTGCGGACGTGCATGCCGAGCAGTGCGGCAGCGGCAGTTTTGTTATAGTCGCACCGTTCGAGGGCCACGCGAATCAGCCGTGACTCGGCCTGTGCGACATCCAGTTCCTCTGCGGAGGCACCGTGCCCCTCGAACGTGGAACTGGACGGCTTGCTCGTCACCGCGCGTGGCGGCTCGGCAAGGGGCGACGGACGCGTCCCGAGGGCAAAATGCCAGGCCTCGAGTCGCGCGCCACCACTCGTGACGACGGCGCGCTCCACGGCGTGCTGCAACTCGCGCACATTCCCCGGCCAGTCATAGCCGTCGAGGAGTTCCATCGCTCCTGGGGAGATGGACTCCAACGGCCGTTCTTGCTCGCTCGACGCACGCGCCGCAAAATAGCGCGCGAGCGGCGCAATGTCGTCGCGCCGCTCGCGGAGCGGCGGCACGCGCAGCGGCACCACGTTCAATCGGTAGTACAGATCTTCACGGAAGGTGCCCGCGCGCACGCACGACGCCAGATCGCGGTTGGTGGTCGCAATCACGCGCACATCCACGCGCAAACTTTCCGACCCGCCCACGCGCTCAAACTCTTGTTCCTGCAGCACCCGTAACAGCTTGGCCTGCAGGTCGAGCCGCATTTCAGAAATTTCGTCGAGCAAGAGCGTCCCACCGTTCGCGCGCTCAAACGCGCCAATGCTGCGTTTGACGGCACCGGTAAAGGCCCCGCGCTCGTGCCCAAAGAGTGCACTCTCAATCAGCCCTTCGGGGAGCGCGGCGCAGTTGAGCGTGATATAGGCCGTCCCCGACCGATCGCTCATGTCGCGAATCGCTTGCGCCACAAGTTCCTTGCCGGTGCCGGTTTCTCCTTCGATCAGCACCGTGGCCTTCGACGCGGCCACCTGCTGCACGGCGCGCATCAACCGCCGAAAGGCAAAGCTCGCGCCCACCATCCGGCGCCCTGGACGCTGCGCCACCACACTGCGGCGCAACGCATTGATCTCCTCGGCTTCGCGCCGAGCCTCGAGTGTTTTGCCAATGACGTTGCTGAGCACATCTGGGTCGACCGGCTTCACGAGGTAGTGCTGAGCGCCGCGTTGCACCGCCTCAACCGCATCGGCCACCGCCGCGTACGCCGTGAGCACGATCACCGGCGTGTCGAGTCCGTCGGCGCGCAGCAGCGCAATGAGATCCACGCCACGCAACGTCGGCATCTGCTGATCGGTGACAATGAGGTCAATGACCTCTCGGCGTGCGATTTCGAGCGCCTCGCTCACCGACCCAGCCGTTCGCGGCTCGTAGCCGCCACTGCGCACGACCACCTCGAGCGCCCGGCACATCTGCGGGTCGTCATCGACACACAGGATGCGGGGGAGATGGAGGGACAATCCTTCGGAGTCAGCTCGCATTTTCGCCTTGGAGTCGCGCGGGGGGATGAGCATTTGGAGATGCCGCATAGAACGAATCAAGGCATTTATTGTGCCGACAGGCATATCGACGGCAAACCGGCCCTCCCTCTCCCCGCGCCGTGACTTTCCGCCTCATTTCCTCTGCGATTCCGCATCGCACATCAACTGCGCCGGACAATCTGTCCTACTCACTCGGACACATTGTCCTAGCAACACGGACAGAACGTCCCTGTTTGTCGTTCGGATGCTGACGAACGCCACGTCCCCGCGCAGTAGTAACTCATCTCGGGGGTTGGTAACTTGTTGTTGGATTTGCGCGCTATGTATCGTGATGAGATACCCTGAGCAGTCGCGCGCAACACGTGCCACTCCGTAGGCACGATTTCTGCGCTCAATCACCTCAATGCTCCCTACCGCAGCTGCGCTCACACGAGATGTTCGGCAACGCGCCCTCTTTGTGGTGCTTGTCGGCATTATCGGATTCACGCTCAATCTCTTCCCGGTCTATATCTACGGGGGGCTTTGGCTGTTCGTCGGCCAGATACCGGCGCTGGTGTGCGCTATCCTGCTTGGTCCCGTCGCTGGAGTTGCGGCTGCCGCTGGGTCAGTCGCTGGCCTCACGACTTCGGCCCTGAATTCATCGGGTCAGGTCACCCTGTCGCAAGCGATGACCTGGACGCTGCTCCTGCTCGAAGCCGCGGCCGTGGGGCAGTTGTCCAAGCGACGGCAGCCCCTGATGGCCATCGTGCTATTCTGGGGCCTCGTCGGCGTGCCGGTATTGGTGGTGTTCATGAGCATGTTCCGGTCGATGTCCCCCGGTGACGTCACCATCGTGGTGCTCAAAAACGTCGTGAGCGGGTTGTTTAATGTGACCGTCGCCGCTGTGCTGGCGGGGCGCGGGTACGTGAAGGCGTCGTTCACGACCGCCAACGCGGCAGCGGACACCATTGTGCGGCGTTTCAATAGTCGCATTTCGGCCGTGGTCGCCATCCCGGTCCTCCTCGTCCTCGTCGTCGTGTCCAACGTCTCTCAACGGTCCGCCGAACAGGTGGCGATGGGGCGCCTCGCGCTCGAGGCGGCCCGTGGCGCCACGGCGCTCGACGAATACATCACGGCGCACCAGCGCACGATCAACCTGATTGCCCGCGCCGTCGAGTTGCGCGTGGGGGAAACGGCTGCCGAACAGTCGCAGTTGCTCGCTGCGGCACGCGCAAGCAACTCGGGATTTCTGACAATGCTCCTTGCCGACTCCGTCGGTGTGGTGCGCGCGGCCGCGTCGAGCGCGGAAAACCCGCTGAAGCTCGCCACGCTCGCTCCGGTGCGGGATCGCCCCTACTTCACCGAGGCGATGCGGACGCTGCTCCCCTACACCTCGGGCGCATTTCAGGGCCGAAGCTTCGGTCACGATATTATTGCGGCCATCAGCGCGCCGCTGATTTCACCCAGCGGTCACGCGCGTGGGATTGTGGAAGGCTCGCTCAACCTTGGCGCCCTCAAGTCCGTGGTCGCGCTGCCGAGCGATCTCGAACTCACGATCATCGACAAAGACGGCCATGTGGTGTTTTCCACTGCGCCAACGCGGCATGCGGCGCTCTCCGACCTCCCGGCATTCGCGGGCGCGGGTGCGGCGCACACCGGCACCATATGGAATCCAGATCGGCGACTCATTACCTCCAAGCGCGAAACATTCTTTGCCACGGCGCACACGAGCATTGGCTGGAACGTGCTGGTCGAGGTGCCACGGTACGTCGCGCTGCGAGGCGCCGAAACGAATGGTACGGCGGTGTTCGCGGCCTGTTTGCTCCTCTTTGCCGTGTCGATGATCGCGGTGCGGTATGTGAACCGCCTGGTGGCGCAGCCCTTGGTGGAACTCGAAGCGCAGGCGGCGGCGCTGCAGTGGGGAGCGCCCCTCCACGAGCCGAATTCGGCGGAACTGAAAATCACTCCACCACGCGAGATTGCGGTGGTACGCAACGCGTTGCTCGACGCGCACCGGCGCATTACCGAATCGTTCCTCGCCACGCAGCGCGCCATTTCTGATCGCGACGCGGCGCTCAAATTACGCGATCAGATGTTGCACGACCTCGACGGCGTGGTCCGCGAGCGTACCCGCGAACTCGAATCCGAGCGCGACCGCGCCGATTCGAGCAACAAGGCCAAGTCCACCTTCCTCGCCAATATGAGCCACGAGCTGCGCACGCCGCTCAACGTGGTGCTCGGCCGCACCGAGTCACTGACCGAAGGCGTGTACGGCCACTTGTCCGCGCGGCAGACCGACGCGCTCGGCGAAATTGAAAATCAGGGGCAGCGGTTGCTCTCCCTCATCAACGACATCCTCGACCTTGCCCGCATTGAAAGCGGCAAGGTGGTGGTGTCGATGGCGCCCGTGAACGTGCGCCACTTGATCGAAGAAATCGTCGCGTCGTTTGCCGACATCGTGATCGCGCGCGGCGTGTCATTGTCGGTCGACGCGCCGGAGAGTAGCTGTATCGTGAATGCCGACGCGTTCTTGTTGCGGCAGGTCATTGTCAACCTCGCCGGGAACGCCATCAAGTTCACGCCAGCCGGCGGACGCATCAACATTGCGTTGGTGGCCGGTTCGGACGGTCACATCACGGAGTTGCGTGTGGCGGACAACGGGATCGGCATCGCTCCCGACCGACTCCCGTTGATTTTCGGCGCCTTCGAGCAGGCCGATGCCAGCAACACCCGCGTCTACGGCGGCACCGGACTCGGACTCACGATCAGCCGTTCGCTGAGCGAGGCGATGGGGATGTACATCGCCGTCGAGAGCCGGCCCGGCGAAGGTTCGACCTTTACCCTGCATTTCGCGCCTTCCGACGCTGCGGACGCGACTTCACATACGATCGCCTAGCGAACCGGAACTCCCGCCATGACAGTACCATCCAACGTGCCAACCATCGCATCAACTAACGGACCGTCCAATCGCACCGTGCTCCTCGTGGATGACCACGAGGGGAACATCAGCACGTTCCTCGACTACTTGGAAGCCAAGGGGCTGCATGTGATTGTGGCGCGCGACGGGATCGAGGCGCTGTCACGTTGCCATGAGACGCCGCCGGCGCTCATCCTGATGGATGTGCAGATGCCACGCCTCGACGGACTCAGCGTCACGCGCGAGTTGCGCAAGGAGCCGGCGTTCGCCGACACGCCGATCATCGCCCTCACCGCACTGGCAATGCCCGGCGATCGCGAGCGCTGCATGGAGGCGGGCGTCAACGAGTACTTTGCCAAGCCGGCGAGCCTGAAAGCCGTGCACGCCGCG
The genomic region above belongs to Gemmatimonadota bacterium and contains:
- a CDS encoding Ig-like domain-containing protein; its protein translation is MRRSRPPRLTALALLLAAACGGGGGNSAPAATPTTPTPVIPPAPTVAAVKLGLAPADDVVVVGGSASLSAQPVTASGDAVSGQTIAWSSSDPLTLDVTPASGGASATLAPKKGGIVTLTASTAGISSSVRLAVHEPIAVPAAGAASSQLSLMGGAVAITVPSAAASASTQLHVGPSLKVSPTPSAVVGSVYEFSPDALRLDKPLTVTLQHPATSVPAGSILLLSSRGATSWTALAGGTWDATARTVTASVAQLGAFAAVVQPQIATAITATPASASVSVGGSTQLSVTARDQIGGAMTPAVTWSSAATSVATVSSSGLVQGVSAGTTTITASAGAGITSTVAITVTAPVGVTSVSVSPSSATVQIGDTRQLSATVVASAGIATTVTWSSSDNSKVTVSAAGLATAVAASGAQVCATSTADASKQACAAITVPAPAAPIAVSISPSSASLTVGQALQFSATVTGGPAGTATSVTWVAADATKVSITTSGLATAVAAPGAQICAKSTADVTKQACATVTVAAASFPLGANVETSGDSFSPASVDIAVGGSVGFTFNGLHNVSFSPQSGAPSDIQNTGSGTVSRTFNSVGTFSYQCTLHSGMTGNVIVH
- a CDS encoding response regulator, producing MRRPRVLVVDDERASRLVVVSALEGLDLDVVECESALEALQAVSDPPDAIVLDLMMPGVDGLELCRRLRASDGTRDVPILMLTAHTGRPEKLRALEAGVDDFLAKPLDRLEMRTRITAICRLNRYRRVLEERQRLDSLVSLSPNGVLVVRGASGRVCFANERAKVLFGESIMDATIAAVLGDKAAAAAARMLEHARTGTIGPADAEPWSAKAGAFDCSVAGGVVVWEGEPALQLVVTDITALQRFEKEVHRLERMETTARLSASISHDFATVLQVCLVHLRTLSGPASADASRMAITEMQQAIRRGTQITHDLLGFSRRGVERPGGNCDASAVARDMARLLEALLPRTVSITLRVPDHACPVGVADYQLEQAIVNLATNARDAMAGRGQLTLTVAPSAEAPGWIDVSVRDTGAGMDPRLLARIGEPFVSTKAEGQGTGLGLWSVLRMLQGADGRWDIDTAPGMGTTVQMHLPPASAGFELQAS
- a CDS encoding response regulator; this translates as MTPNRNPLRPSRLLVIDDTASGRMTIEAALGREGHEIIQGDSGLECLRLAALHQPDLILLDVMMPGMDGFEVCRRIRQDPALRGIPIVLVTALSDNASMAQGIEAGADDFIGKPFNKWELRARVASLVRLGTQHRALAERDRFSWVFEHATDGFALLDRAGQILNCNAAARRFLGFGDGEAVQGDFMARLKPDNVPHPAGAWDHWGTPEGNDAPLFLVRNVDGAAYSEWLQVTPHRDALDPDAMTVINLKDVTAQVERQMRLFEFHELVSHKLRTPLYGVVATVDLLSADAAQFSGATAQLLDVLKVSAARLSNAVVDVLDYADRGATREAPLPISDFSALAQSVASDQHVARVSINVAPALAGASVALGETSMRTIMRELLENSRRFHPKQDPEVTVQVGSDRAGWLRIDIEDDGVTMTPGQLARALEPYVQGDPALTGEVPGMGLGLSLVATRVRIAGGRCVIENRGDRVGVRVRMELPYQAA
- a CDS encoding ATP-binding protein; the protein is MSDKTSRTAPLDALHDTAALVSPGTEQSVADVWNSHLGLLWSQYEAIGKAIATAEIHESAEAVEVVHLLAFKHLQFEYFRLAPNGSMTAIFASESLPAHCPVRGVNETILQRAIEARALVVEDWATTGGGLFNPSHSDAAVCATCALSPCGFKLAMPVLWEAELLGVCRVVRSGASREYLTAEKYFLARLAESIAASEKYHQLRLSRDAERREVARQRAELERVEFRMRLAAMVSCDALVALDPATGVSTVEKAGNGLRYPMPTELQLKDLRQWWLDLVHPDDLDIIHMSRQAIMDQPGVSANAEYRIKATDGGWLHVRQASVYAPATPDRSAMIVAAMKDVTGDVEAQERITEERARLETLVMDRTHDLSEANADLARAARLKDEFLASMSHELRTPLNAILGMTEAMREQIWGPITPEQDDKLRIVEESGRHLLSLINDILDLAKIGAGKLAPEMGPVDIIGTATSTLRLVTQLAMEKQIHLASRLPEEGPIIDTDGRIVMQILLNLLNNAVKFTQAGGRVLLEVDVNANVVTFRVTDTGIGIAADELGRIFKPFVQVNRGLTRAYGGTGLGLALVARLADAIHGTVSVESEPGVGSVFTLTLPTHLGGLEAAAAAVPTGAVKAHLSSRRRTILLAEDNDANARTYVGYLVAKGYDVLVAPDGEEAILMAQESHPAIILMDIQMPNMDGIETITRLRADPAFAATPIIALTALAMPGDRERCLLAGANDYVTKPTSLRDLTARIGRFLDMKDAGDMT
- a CDS encoding DUF2892 domain-containing protein, with protein sequence MASKLFPMNEGTADRAVRVTVGVVLLALAFVGPQTPWGYLGFIPLATGLLGTCPAYTLFGFSTCKTNGA